One window from the genome of Novipirellula caenicola encodes:
- a CDS encoding NAD(P)/FAD-dependent oxidoreductase, which translates to MSNATTGDSFDVIIIGAGLAGLSCAVKLAEAGRNVTVLEASDRAGGRVRTDHIDGFTLDHGFQVLLTAYPACRELLDYKQLELCHFSPGAMIRQDGEFALLSDPWRRPLDIAATAKNTVGSLADKCRISKLRSTSHAGSLEDVYTRAQTTTVQRLRDEGFSERIIEQFFRPFLGGVYLDESLEMPSRMLEFVFRMFSQGHVSVPAGGMAEIPRQLTDRLPRGTLQLRTPVAGLQSDSTEPTVELTDGRTLRAKQVVVATESSAAASLLGDESLDTEWSGTTTVYYAANEAPLKRRRLLLRGDESGPIQTAAVMSNVAPRYAPSDQHLISVSTELSQDIDPDSLDQSLRPQLIHWFGEQAGEWRRLQIYHVPFGLPKVTLDPVTQPVTTDREGVFVCGDHRETPSIQGAMNSGLRVAQAILR; encoded by the coding sequence ATGTCCAACGCAACGACCGGCGACTCGTTTGATGTCATCATTATCGGTGCGGGGCTGGCCGGACTCTCTTGCGCGGTCAAACTTGCCGAGGCTGGTCGCAACGTCACAGTACTGGAGGCCAGCGATCGTGCCGGAGGCCGAGTTCGCACGGACCACATCGACGGCTTCACGCTGGACCATGGGTTCCAGGTGTTGCTGACCGCCTATCCTGCTTGCCGCGAACTGTTGGACTACAAACAACTGGAATTATGCCATTTCTCACCCGGCGCGATGATTCGACAAGATGGCGAATTCGCACTGCTGAGCGATCCATGGCGTCGCCCTTTGGATATCGCCGCCACCGCGAAGAACACCGTCGGATCGCTAGCCGACAAATGCCGCATCTCAAAACTTCGTAGCACCAGCCACGCGGGCTCGCTCGAGGACGTTTACACCCGAGCGCAGACAACGACGGTCCAGCGACTTCGAGATGAGGGATTTTCAGAACGGATCATCGAACAATTCTTTCGCCCCTTTCTCGGCGGAGTGTACTTGGACGAATCGCTCGAAATGCCCAGCCGGATGCTCGAGTTCGTCTTTCGCATGTTCAGCCAAGGGCATGTGTCGGTGCCGGCGGGCGGGATGGCCGAGATCCCACGACAACTGACCGACCGATTGCCACGCGGTACGTTGCAACTGAGAACCCCTGTCGCCGGACTGCAGAGTGATTCCACCGAACCGACCGTCGAATTGACCGATGGACGTACGCTGCGGGCCAAACAGGTTGTGGTCGCTACCGAGAGTAGCGCCGCAGCAAGTCTGCTCGGTGACGAATCGTTGGATACCGAGTGGTCGGGAACCACCACCGTTTACTACGCCGCAAACGAAGCACCGCTGAAACGCCGACGCTTGCTGCTGCGAGGTGACGAGTCGGGTCCAATCCAAACCGCCGCGGTCATGTCCAATGTGGCGCCGCGTTACGCACCGAGTGACCAGCACCTGATCTCGGTTAGCACCGAGCTAAGCCAAGACATCGATCCCGATTCGCTGGACCAATCGCTACGTCCGCAATTGATCCATTGGTTTGGTGAACAGGCCGGTGAATGGCGACGATTACAGATCTATCACGTACCATTTGGGCTGCCGAAAGTAACGCTTGATCCTGTGACCCAGCCCGTGACGACGGATCGTGAAGGCGTGTTTGTGTGTGGCGATCATCGCGAAACGCCCAGCATCCAAGGGGCAATGAATAGCGGTCTGCGAGTCGCCCAGGCGATTCTACGCTAG
- a CDS encoding beta-ketoacyl-[acyl-carrier-protein] synthase family protein, whose protein sequence is MRRRVVVTGIGMINPMGHDAATVWSGLKEGKSGVAKTTLFDASGFPTKISAEVKNWDVSKVGESIEQWENRGRHTRFAIGAAKQAMQDSGVMDSITDPVRFGVYMGSGEGNQDFQTFSRMMSAALANGTYDAAKFVGKGLELLDPAKELEQEPNMPAAHLATMFNAQGPNLNCLTACAASSQAVGEATEIIRRGDADVMLAGGTHSMIHPLGVTGFNLLTALSESNDEPTKASRPFDRLRNGFVLGEGSAMVVLEELESAKRRGATIYGEVAGYGTTADAYRITDIPPDGHGGIAAMRMAIADAGLTPDDIGYVNAHGTSTTVNDKVETKACKEVFGENAINTPVSSTKSMMGHLIAAAGVTEMIVCLMAIRDGVLPPTINQENPDPDCDLDYVPNVAREADIRYALNNSFGFGGQNVTLCLSRFDG, encoded by the coding sequence ATGCGTCGCCGAGTCGTCGTCACTGGTATCGGAATGATTAACCCGATGGGCCATGACGCTGCGACCGTATGGTCGGGGCTGAAAGAAGGCAAAAGCGGCGTTGCCAAAACAACGCTGTTTGATGCCAGCGGCTTTCCCACAAAAATCAGTGCGGAAGTCAAAAATTGGGACGTCTCGAAAGTAGGCGAATCGATCGAGCAGTGGGAAAACCGCGGTCGACACACCCGTTTTGCCATCGGTGCGGCCAAGCAAGCGATGCAGGACAGCGGCGTGATGGATTCAATCACCGATCCGGTTCGCTTCGGTGTCTATATGGGCAGCGGCGAAGGCAACCAGGACTTTCAAACGTTCAGCCGGATGATGTCCGCTGCGTTGGCCAACGGCACCTATGACGCAGCCAAGTTTGTCGGCAAAGGCCTCGAGTTGCTCGATCCTGCCAAAGAACTCGAGCAAGAACCGAACATGCCTGCGGCGCACTTGGCCACGATGTTCAATGCTCAAGGCCCGAACCTGAACTGCTTGACCGCTTGTGCCGCCAGCAGTCAAGCCGTTGGCGAAGCGACCGAAATCATCCGCCGAGGCGATGCCGACGTGATGCTCGCTGGTGGAACCCACAGCATGATTCATCCGCTGGGGGTGACCGGATTCAACCTGTTGACCGCACTGAGCGAAAGCAACGACGAACCGACCAAGGCAAGCCGTCCGTTTGATCGTCTGCGAAACGGATTCGTGCTGGGCGAAGGTTCCGCCATGGTCGTGCTCGAAGAACTCGAATCCGCCAAACGCCGCGGCGCCACGATCTATGGCGAAGTCGCCGGTTACGGAACCACCGCGGATGCGTACCGAATCACCGATATCCCACCGGATGGCCATGGCGGGATCGCGGCGATGCGAATGGCGATCGCCGACGCCGGGCTGACCCCCGATGACATCGGCTACGTCAACGCGCACGGAACCAGCACCACGGTGAACGACAAAGTTGAAACCAAAGCGTGCAAAGAAGTGTTCGGCGAAAACGCCATCAACACTCCGGTTAGCAGCACCAAGAGCATGATGGGACACCTGATTGCCGCCGCGGGTGTGACCGAAATGATCGTCTGTTTGATGGCGATTCGCGATGGCGTGTTGCCACCGACGATCAACCAAGAGAACCCCGATCCCGATTGCGATCTGGATTACGTTCCCAATGTCGCTCGCGAAGCCGACATCCGTTACGCTTTAAATAACAGCTTTGGTTTCGGCGGACAAAACGTCACGCTGTGTCTGAGCCGATTCGACGGTTAG
- a CDS encoding 3-hydroxyacyl-ACP dehydratase FabZ family protein produces the protein MRWFWIDRFTEFVSGSHTRGIKNVSLDEEAVDEYCPGYPVLPPTLVIEGMAQLGGILVSEYYGFEKRCVLAKVGKAIFHHPARTGDQLQYHVKVESLQDTGATVTGVSHIGETLHAEIDLMFAFLDQDRFTSGPLFGPGDLESMLRLMNFFHVAVRPDGTPVPIYKNL, from the coding sequence ATGCGTTGGTTTTGGATCGATCGTTTTACTGAGTTTGTAAGCGGCAGCCACACCCGCGGCATTAAAAATGTGTCGCTCGATGAGGAAGCCGTGGACGAATACTGTCCCGGCTACCCCGTGCTGCCCCCGACCCTCGTGATCGAAGGCATGGCGCAGCTCGGCGGCATCTTGGTTTCCGAGTACTATGGCTTTGAAAAGCGATGTGTTCTAGCCAAAGTCGGCAAGGCGATCTTCCATCATCCGGCTCGAACCGGAGACCAATTGCAATACCACGTCAAAGTGGAATCGCTGCAGGACACCGGCGCGACCGTGACCGGCGTTAGCCACATTGGCGAGACGCTGCATGCCGAGATCGATTTGATGTTTGCGTTCTTGGACCAAGATCGCTTTACCTCGGGTCCGCTTTTCGGACCAGGCGACTTAGAATCGATGCTGCGATTGATGAATTTTTTCCATGTCGCGGTCCGGCCCGACGGGACTCCGGTTCCCATCTACAAGAACCTCTAA
- a CDS encoding acyl carrier protein: MALSQEEIFEKVQEALIDALGVDDDEVTREATLVGDLGAESIDFLDIVFKLEKAFDITIPREELSPEDVLTNSEYVNDGVVTAEGMAELKRRMPWADLSEFEKNPRVQDFGNLLTVGDLCNYVETKVGA; encoded by the coding sequence ATGGCACTTTCCCAAGAAGAGATTTTCGAAAAAGTACAAGAAGCCTTGATCGACGCTTTGGGTGTCGATGATGACGAAGTGACTCGTGAAGCGACCTTGGTCGGCGACCTCGGTGCCGAGTCGATCGACTTTCTCGATATCGTGTTCAAGCTTGAAAAAGCATTCGACATCACGATCCCTCGTGAAGAACTTTCGCCCGAAGACGTTCTGACCAACTCGGAATACGTCAACGATGGCGTGGTCACCGCCGAAGGCATGGCCGAACTGAAGCGACGTATGCCTTGGGCCGATCTGTCGGAATTCGAAAAGAACCCACGCGTTCAAGACTTCGGTAACCTGTTGACCGTTGGCGATTTGTGCAACTACGTCGAAACCAAAGTCGGAGCGTAG
- a CDS encoding 3-hydroxyacyl-ACP dehydratase FabZ family protein, which translates to MKYRQLDKITSIEPGVRITAERTLGADEEYLLDHFPRFPVMPGVMMLEALHQAAIWMIRTGDGFESALVTLKEVRGVKFGDFLSPGETLQINAEVVKTEGDLTTVKATAQKEGRTTVSARLVLQRRSCNDPERLKTDDDVRQRAKKQFDELFGSIDLIPAEAAS; encoded by the coding sequence ATGAAGTACCGACAACTCGACAAAATCACCTCCATTGAACCTGGAGTCCGAATCACGGCAGAGCGAACCCTCGGCGCCGATGAAGAATATTTGCTGGACCATTTCCCCCGATTTCCGGTCATGCCGGGGGTAATGATGCTCGAAGCCCTGCACCAAGCGGCGATTTGGATGATCCGCACCGGTGACGGTTTTGAGAGCGCGTTGGTCACGCTGAAAGAGGTCCGCGGCGTCAAATTTGGCGACTTCCTTTCGCCTGGGGAAACGCTACAAATCAACGCGGAAGTGGTCAAAACCGAAGGCGATTTGACCACGGTCAAGGCGACGGCGCAGAAAGAGGGCCGCACGACGGTTTCGGCTCGTCTGGTGCTTCAGCGTCGTTCTTGCAATGATCCTGAACGATTAAAAACCGACGATGACGTTCGCCAGCGTGCAAAAAAGCAATTTGACGAACTGTTTGGCTCGATTGATCTGATTCCGGCCGAAGCTGCGAGCTAG
- a CDS encoding DMT family transporter encodes MQHASGMLWVAILVGLAAGCVLGVQPSVNGSLGKAVSHPYQAALISFAVGTGLLLILCLFTGVFPPSFQSSPGQLPWWIWSGGAIGVVVVTTSLFFVPRVGSVPWFAAIMTGQTLAAILLDHYGWLGNPQASASPLRMLGVGLLVAGVLVIAQAKRSEQAAKRSELAAQRSEQNAEQTAKVGDPASPISTNPRSSPVVESTNSE; translated from the coding sequence GTGCAACACGCTTCGGGCATGCTTTGGGTCGCGATTCTCGTCGGTCTCGCCGCAGGTTGTGTGCTTGGGGTGCAACCGAGCGTCAATGGATCGCTGGGCAAAGCGGTCTCGCACCCCTATCAAGCGGCATTGATCTCGTTCGCGGTCGGCACCGGGCTGTTGTTGATTCTGTGTCTTTTCACCGGTGTTTTCCCTCCCTCATTTCAATCGTCGCCTGGGCAATTACCATGGTGGATCTGGTCGGGCGGGGCGATCGGAGTGGTGGTCGTCACGACGTCGCTGTTCTTTGTCCCCCGCGTTGGCTCGGTTCCATGGTTTGCTGCCATCATGACAGGACAAACGTTGGCGGCTATTTTACTGGACCACTACGGATGGCTGGGCAATCCGCAGGCGTCGGCGTCGCCGCTGCGGATGCTGGGCGTCGGATTGCTGGTGGCCGGCGTTTTGGTGATTGCCCAAGCCAAACGCAGTGAACAGGCAGCCAAACGCAGTGAGTTGGCTGCCCAACGCAGTGAACAAAACGCTGAACAGACCGCGAAGGTTGGCGACCCAGCGTCGCCAATTTCGACTAATCCGCGTTCATCCCCGGTCGTCGAATCGACGAATTCCGAGTAA
- the panD gene encoding aspartate 1-decarboxylase produces MTGPFRKLLSAKIHRATVTGADVDYEGSVTIPPELLEASGICAYESVHVWNVTRGTRLETYAIPGIPGSSDVCMNGAAAHLVHPGDRVILATYTMVPEDKVAEHRPRLVFVDAENQIKHLGPEVAGPQRRDEAATSPTPENTKAVQTAKGC; encoded by the coding sequence ATGACAGGTCCTTTTCGCAAACTGCTTTCCGCCAAAATCCATCGCGCGACCGTGACGGGCGCCGATGTCGATTACGAGGGCAGCGTGACGATCCCTCCGGAATTGTTGGAGGCCTCCGGCATTTGTGCCTATGAATCGGTGCACGTATGGAACGTGACCCGCGGCACTCGGCTGGAAACCTACGCGATCCCCGGCATCCCAGGGTCAAGCGACGTGTGCATGAACGGCGCGGCGGCCCATTTGGTGCACCCGGGTGACCGAGTCATCTTGGCGACCTACACCATGGTCCCCGAAGACAAGGTGGCGGAGCATCGTCCACGGTTGGTGTTCGTCGACGCCGAGAACCAAATCAAGCATTTGGGGCCCGAAGTCGCTGGCCCCCAGCGACGTGACGAAGCTGCCACCAGCCCAACGCCGGAAAACACCAAAGCGGTGCAAACCGCAAAGGGCTGCTAG
- a CDS encoding response regulator — protein MVSSNFKASVVQTHGLEDTLETLRTRKVDLVTVNRKLDRDYSDGLEVLKAIKADPEVGSVPVMLVTNYEEHQQASVDAGGVLGFGKLSIDDKKTRELLEPYLSE, from the coding sequence ATGGTCTCTTCGAACTTCAAAGCCTCGGTGGTTCAAACCCATGGCCTCGAAGACACCCTCGAGACGCTTCGCACCCGCAAAGTCGATCTTGTTACGGTCAATCGCAAACTCGACCGCGATTATTCCGATGGACTCGAAGTCCTAAAGGCAATCAAGGCGGATCCCGAAGTGGGTTCGGTCCCCGTCATGTTGGTGACCAATTACGAAGAACATCAACAAGCATCCGTCGATGCCGGGGGCGTGCTCGGTTTCGGAAAGTTATCAATCGATGACAAGAAGACACGTGAATTGCTTGAGCCGTATCTGAGCGAGTAA